TTTGCCCACCTTCCACAGACGTGGGAGCTGTTCCAGCTGCAGTATTAGATGCATTTACTAGTCATCTTAAATGTTGTTGCTATATAAAAATGGGTCAAATGATTGATTTCACTGTCCGGATAACAGCCTGATCCAAACGCAGTGAAAATTCTGAACACAATTCTCAGACACACAGCTGAACCCGATAGGTCAGGGAAGAGTCAGCccggcttttataaagggaaatcccGCCTCACCAACGTGTTCGAATTCTTTCAGGGAATCCGCAAGCATGTGGCCAAGGTGGGATCCAGTGGCTCGTGTTCTTGGCCTTTCCGAAAgcctgacaaggtccctcaccaaaggctcttagggAAACTAAACAgtcatgggggaagagggaagtcCTCTCATGTTTAGTTTGCTCCGTGGTCTCTGTTTGGCTCGGGCTGGCCGGGCCAACAGCGGCCTCCTTTCCCTTTTGGTGCCTGGGCACATTCAGTCTGAACTCGGGGCTctccttgcttttgtgggtttaaatccatttcatgctgCAGCTGTCACTCAGTTTCCTATGGCTTAGATGATACTTGCAGCACTACCCAGTCAAGATGTTTTAACCCTGGGGAAAGGTCTGAACGGCTTTTACCTGAGGAGGGAAGGTTGTTTGGGGGAAATGTGACAGGTGGAGCCGGAGTGGGAAGTGAACTGTTATCGGTCAGCCAAGTGGGCAAAGCAACCTTCCTGGAACTCACGGGGAATCTCCAGTTAGCTGTTATCAGTTCAGAGCATGTGATACACAGGTGTGCATTTCAGTGGCGCTCGTTCTTTGCAGCCTCAGGACAGTCACCACCTCTGCATCTCACATGAGTTACGCTTGGTGCACTGCTTTAAATACACAAACTTCCGATCAGGACGAAACTAGGAACTCAACCTGCAACGATTTTACGTGCAGCCTAAGAAACCGGTGCCTGCAACTACTGCCTGGTCTAGCGGCCGTCAGTCCTACGCCTGGCCGGCACGTCTGCTTTGTCCCCAAACCCGCACCCGCGTCGCTCCCTGTGGCAGTCACACAGAAGGGGGCTGGACTTGGAATTAAAGCTCGAGCCGGTCAGAATGCAGGGTTCCAGTTTGTGGGaaattggcagaggtgggggttAATTGGGTTTTATTCCAAATTGAAAGACCTGGGTGTCAGGCCGCTGGGCAGCGTGcaaggcaggctgccccagaCCCTGGAAAACCCAGCCCCCTAGCAACCCAGGGAACGTAAGGCACTGGTTGTGGGTTCAATCCCCACTTCTGCTGCAGACtccctggatgaccttgggcaagttcctGGCCCTCagatctcccctgtgaaatggGGAGGAGTCGGCCGCTGTCTGCCTGATGGGGCTCTGGGCGGTACCATGAATAGTAGCGGAGGCGTAGAGAAGCAAGGCCATTTGTAGAGCTGCTGTGAGTAGCATTGCAAAGAACTCTCAAGCTCAATCCTTCTCCATCGTTTTGCTAATGTTTCCCTTTACTCTCCCTGCTTTAGGAGGCCTGGGAAATGGTACTGCACCCGCCTGGCCTGCGTCTGGAACGGTCGTCCCCGGAGCAGCACCAGCTGGGAGCAAGGGCTGAGCAGTGACTTTCCCCTCGGACCAGATCCAATCTGTTGCCTCCCGATAAAAGGCTGCAGGCTCCTGGGGAGCGAGGATGGCAGCATGGGACGAGCAGGCAGAAAGTCCTAACGCTGGCTCTGGCAAGCCCTTGCCTTTCCATTCTGCCCTGGCTGCACCCAGCAATGGCTGAGGGGCCGGTCTCACACCGGAGATGAGTGGACCTTTCCCCCTGGAAGTAGGGTTTAGCGCTGACTTTGGACTATGACATCCTATCGACCCATTCCACATGCAAGTGTGGATGTTGGCGGACCAGCGCTGAAGGGGAGTGACGGTCTGGCTGGCACGCGGGGGGATTACTTCTCGCCAGGCTTCTGGGCGCAGAATGGTGGCACCTCGCAGCCAGCTGGGGACAGTCTGCCTGGGCCGCGGCCCACCGCCACCACGCCTGCCATGCCAAAGATGGGCGTGCGCGCCAGGATTGCCGACTGGCCCCcaaagagagagacactgaagGATCCGGCCGCTCCAAGCCCCACGAGGGACATGGAAGCTTCGACGGGCATCAGCAGGACTTTTCTTTCACCCAAGGGCTTTCAGAATGGGCAGCAGCCGcctcccaccagcctgggctcctcaGGGCTCAGGGGCTTGCACCGGCTCTCCAGGAGGAGATCCAAGGACGTGGAGTTCCAGGAGGGTTGGCCCCGATCGCCTGGCAGGGCTTTCGTCCCGCTGCGCAACAGGAGTAACAGCGAGATCACCCTCGGCGAGTGTGATTTGGAAGAGGCCCTCGAGCCCCGTGGGGCCAAGCTGGGGAGCGGCCTGCCCCTCTTCCGCGAGTACGGCAGCACCTCCTCCATCGACGTGCAGGGCGTCTCGGAACAGAGCTTGTTCGACATGCTCAGTGAGCTCCGCGGCCAGAAGCCGGCCCAGCGACGCCTGCCGCCCGAGAAGCCGAGCGACCTGCTGCTGGCCAACACCAGCACAGCCTCCAGCCTGCAAGCGGCTGGCAGCGCCCAGGCGGACGTGAGGAACGGCCTGGGGCTCCCCCCTGAGGACTCCCCCACTCCTCCGAAGGAGAAGCCCCGCAAGAAGGGCCCCAAGGGGGAGGCAGGAGGCGACTCCATCTTCAAGAAGCTGCGGAGCAGCCGGAGCGATGGGGAGCCCGGGCGGGCCTTGGCGGAGCCGGAGGAGGGTGGCAAGGCCTGGGTCTGCCAGAAGAGCTTCGCTCACTACGACGTGCAGAGCCTGCTCTTCAACCTCAGCCAGGTGGCAGCCACCCGAGTGGTGGTGGCGCAGCGGCGGAATACCACGACGGGCGCCTCAGCCGCCTCTGCCGTCTCGGCTGCCCTCTCCCGGGCCTACGGCCTGGGGGAGCTGGACCCGGCCTTCGCCAGCACCGAAGACCTCAACGACAAGGAGAGCCTGGAGCACGACCTCGGGGATAACAACAGCAACGACCTGCTGCTCAGCTGCCCCCACTTCCGCAACGAGGTGGGCGGCATGTGCGAGCGCACCGTCAGCTTCTCCAGGGCGTCGGCTGGCTCCCCCGGCGGGGCTGCGGGCGAGGGGGGCTTCCTGGAGCCCTCCCTCAACGCCTACTGCACCAATGCCAGCATCTCCGTGCTGGAGGTCCccagggagctgcagaggagcCCCAGCAGGCTCGCACGCTACAACGTGGAGCACGTCGACCTGGGGGCCCGCTACTACCAGCTCTATTTCCATGGCAAAGGTAACGCTCGGGCAGTCGCCTCCAGCCCTGCAAAGCTGCGGTGTCCTGCCGCTCGTCCCAGCCACTGTAGTTCGGCTCCCCCAGGTCAGGTATCGTCTGCGTTACCAGACTGGCTCTGGCCAGCCCAGCCTCTTGTCTCCCAACAGAGGCCAGCACCAACGGGAAGTGCTAGAGACCCCATAGTGATGGGATTGCCTTCCTTCCGAACCCTCACTAGTTAAAGGCTTGTCTGTGTCCCAAAGCAAGAGGGTTTAATAccctctcccaggcctgggcTGCTAAAGCCTTGCTCTGGGCAGTCTTTGTAACTATATTGATACCCAAGCCGGAGCCCTGCTACATTTTTTGGTCTCAGTGAtacatgtggcaatgagttccgcatGCTAATTGTGTAGAGAAAGTCACTTCCTGTATCAGTGTTCTGCCTCGTGTTGTCACACACGAGGGGTGAACAGCGCTGTCTGATCACCCTGGGGCTGAAATGTTGCCGGGTTTGTCGTTGTGACTCTGTGCCCGCAGCCTGGCTTATTATTGTAGGGTGGCTCCCAAGGGGTCTGTTGGCGTGTCTAATGTGGGGCTGGGCTGATGGAATTTTGTTTAGTGGGGGGCTGGTGGTTTGGGGCTTTTATAACAATAACCCTGCAGGGACGGATGGGTGTGTGCATATCTCCTAGGGTAGCTCATGGTCAGGGCAGATTTTGGTTCTACTGAGTTTGCCGGTGCCAGCGCTGAGCATTGCACCAGAACTAGGATGTCCCTCGTGGCACGTACAAAGGTTTATATTCCTGAGTGCTCCAAAACTAGCTTCCATACACGAGTGCGCAGTGCCAGGGCTCCGTAACAACTAGCTCCACTCTGACGGGCCCATTGCTCTCTGCCGAGGGCACGTCAGTGACTCGTGTCTCCAGGATGCCATTCACTCGACCAGCCCCTCTGCCCGGTGCCTGCTTCTGTTCTCTGGCAAGGCACCTCCTTGCTTTTTCAGAGCATTCCAACTACTTTGGCGTGGATGAGAAGCTAGGACCAGTGGCTGTGAGCATCAGGAGAGAGAAGTTGGAGGATCATAAAGACCACGGGCCCCAGTACCAGTACAGGATTATCTTCCGGACCAGCGAGGTACGTCATCTCGTCCGGGGCGGCCACGGCTGCCGTCCTCCTCCAGAGAGTGCCTGCGTGTCTGTATTCTGGATCTAGGGGGACTTTGGAAACCACCTCTGTCCGAGGGCCCCCCCAGCCTCGGCCTGTGGGGCACAAGCAGGGTTCTGGTACGCTGTGGCGCTGACCTTCCCAGTCAGGTTCAATCAGCTGTCAGGAGTGTGGCTCCAGGTCCCTCCCTGCAGGGGTtgggcaggcagcagggcttgAACCGGGGACCCTGCTCTGAGCTAGAGGACCGGGCCTGGACTCAGCAGAGCAGGTCTACAAGCTGCGTGAGTGCTTGGCTGCAGGTGGGCTAGGGAGCTGCCTGCTGGTGCCCTGCAGGGCGGGCAGGGAGGTTTTCCCCCGAGCACTGTGGTCCTAGGGCTAGAGTGGGGGCGCTCGGACTCTGGGACCTGGTTACTGCAGTGTGCATGCCAGAGCCCTGGGTTCGAGCCCGGGTTGgaaaaccctgggcttacatgcCCTTAGAGAGACTTTAGAACAGCCCTTGAAATCCGATTGGCCCCCAGCAGAGGGCGCCGTGGCTTGCCATCGGCGTGCCAAGCAGCCTGCTGGCAGCGGCAGCCGGAACAGGCCACAAGTTTCAGCGCTCTCCGGCATCCCCGCGAGCCTGGTGACCCGCCCTGCTCCTGCCGGGGCGGGCGTCGGCGCCACGAGCCGGGGTCTCAGTGCTGACGCTGGGGGCTCCTGTTCCTGGTGCTCTCCTGGTCTGGCCTCTGCAAGAGCAGCGGCTGAGGGCCCCGCAGCAGGCAAAGGGGCTGGCCCGGTGACTCGTCCCAGGCCAGGTGTGTGGCTCGAATGAAGAGCCAGGTACACCTGCAGTCGGTGCAAGGGACAGGGCGGTTCCAGAGATTCACCACCTTTCCGCCAGGCAGGCAGAGTGCTGGAGGAGATCCCGAAGAAGGGTTGCACTGTTTTATCTGTACTTGTAAAAGAAGGGGGGCTCCATGGTGAAGGGGTTTGGCTGGAACCCAGGAGAGACACCCCGTCTGACCTCGGGCACGACTCGATCTCTGTGGACCTGTTTCCCCCAGTCTGCGAGATGGGAGTGAggatccttcctttctcccagttTGTGCCTGTTTCGTCTATTCAGACTGGGAGCTCTCTGAGTCGGGGACTGCCTCGGTCAGGGGCTGTACAGTGCCCAGTGCGACAGGGCCCCGGCcttggttggggtctgggcagcgcctggcgcaGTTGGGGGCTTACAGGTTGGGGGCTTACCTCTGTACAAGTCTGCCGAATGCTGACACTTGGCTTTATTTTTACATTGGCTTGTATGTTTGGAGACCTTACCATTGCCCTGGTTACTGAGTCTAGAAAGCACAGTGTGTTTTCCTAGGAGAAGCTCATCCCTGCAGGTTTGCGAAGACCCTCGCTGGTGTGCCCGACCTCCCTAAGCAAAGCCATCTCATTCTTAGTTCTCTAAGCAGGATTTCCATGGCAAGCTCGTGGCTGAAGTGGATGACGTCCTGCGCCAGGAGGTCTGCCCGGAGACATGCCGGTTCCCAGAGAACAGGATTGTAACTCCTCTCCCCACTTCTGTGTGTTTGGTGCAGCTCGTGACCCTGCGAGGCTCCATCCTGGAGGACGCgactcccaccaccaccaagcatggGACGGTGCGTGGCCTCCCCCTGAAGGACGTGCTGGAGTATGTGGTCCCCGAGCTGAACATCCACTGTCTGCGGCTTGCCATGAACACACCGAAAGTCACAGAGCAGCTCCTGAAACTCGACGAGCAGGGGGTGAGTCGCGTGCAGCAGATGGGCAGTGCTGAGCTGTGCTTcgtgccctctgggggtcctgcTGTCAGCTGTGGGAGACCTGCTGCAAATCTGGGAACGGGGATGGGGGGCTGGCTCGGGGATCGGCATTGAGCTCGCCTAGAAGAGGGGCATAGCTTGCGGCCATTCGCAGCCAGTCTGCAAAGGCAGAAAGCTGATCTCAGAGCAGAGCTAGGCACTGGGGTTCCATCCTCTTTGTGATGGGACTCATGCTTCTAAGTCACCTAGGCCCCTTGGAGCGCTCCAtcctctgggctgggctgcgCTCGGCCAGGCGTGGCACCCTGCTGGTGGGAGATTGGTGACAGAGCAGGCAGCATCTCACGCCCCTTCCCACTCGCGCAGCTCTGCAGGAAGCACAAGGTGGGGATCCTGTACTGCAAAGCACGCCAGAGCTCAGAGGAGGAGATGTACAATAATGAGGAGGCCGGGCCAGCCTTCGAAGAGTTCCTCTCCCTCATCGGGGAGAGGGTCTGTCTGAAAGCCTTCAGCAAGTACGCTGCCCAGTTGGACACAAAGAGTAAGTCCCAGTGCGTGCGGCAAGGGGTCTGCGGGCAGGGGGCATCGGTGCCCGTGGCCGCAGAGCGTGTGCGGAGCTTGCCGGCACAGCGTACCTCTGCGCGTGTGCTGTGTCAGCACGCCGAGCGCGTCCGCTAGCTCTCCCCTCACGGAGTCTCTTCTCTTACTCTGCTTCGCAGCCGACTCCACCGGCACCCACTCTCTGTACACCACGTATCAGGACTACGAGATCATGTTCCACGTCTCCACCATGCTCCCCTACACACTCAACAACCGGCAGCAGGTAAACGGCCCTGCAGCTGGCAGAGCCCAGGGTACTGGAGAGCCTGCGGGGCTCTGGCGTGCCGCACAATGGCTGGAGGTGGCGCTGTTCTGACGACCAGTGTCAGCATTCCCCTCACTTCCTAGGCAAATGTGTTTTCAGACTTCCCGGGTTCGGCTGTCAGGCAGCGTGGGATGTCCAGGGTGGTCTGGGTGCGGGTCCTGTAGATGAGTAAGGAAGGAGAAAGTGTCCGTGCTCTGTTGCACACACTCCAGTGGATTCATCCTCTCACGCTTCGGGAGGGAAGCAGTGCTGTCGTCTCCACTGGACGCACTGCTGGGAGCTGACGCACAGCCAGACTGAATGACTTGGCCACGGTCATagtccgtggcagagctgggaagagaacctgggtctcctgcccACTGGCCCAtccctctgggctgggctgggctgcgaGCAAATAGCAGCTGGGCTCCTGACAATCTGGGTTTGTAATCGGAGCTAGACGCCAGACTGCCGGGAACTGGCCTGAGAGTCTCAATACCCTTCCCCGTCTGCAAAGGAGCCGTGCCATGGGCACAGAGAGCTGAGATGGAGAGCAGTCTGCTGGGCTCCCCACAAAGCTAGCAGTGATTGTGGCTCTGTCCCATCACTGACTGGCATTGCAGAGTCCTTCCACGTGCTCTGGCGGGAAGAACACAGCAATGTGGTGCCCGCTGGTTTGGGAGGTGAAGGGTGATCCCACTCTCCATGCAGCTGCCAGCAGCCCAGGCTCTCCAAATAGGATTCGCTTTAACATTTCAAATCTTGTGGCTACGTCTCTGTGCTGGGTCAGGCCCGGTTTTCCTGCCCGCTTCTCCTCTCGCCATCTGACCGGACGGCGAGGTCCCCCGGAGCCTTTGTCATCTGCCTCGCCCGTGTTTGCTCGTTAATGCTGTCTTTATGCGGCACCCGGGGCACTAACACGTGTGTGTGTTCTTACCTTGGTAGCTACTCAGGAAGCGGCACATAGGAAACGACATAGTCACAATCATCTTCCAGGAGCCTGGAGCGTTGCCTTTCACCCCCCAGAATATCCGCTCACACTTCCAGCATGTCTTTATTATTGTCAGAGTCCACAGCCCTTGCACTGATAACGTTTGCTATAGGTAAGCCTCACCTGCTGCTAACCCACCGTTAGCTTTTAGACACCTGGCTCTCAGCTGCCAGCTCGGGTTCTGTGTCACCGCCCGCGCCCCTTGGCTTTCTGCACCGGGATGGTGCTGTCTGCTCTTCCGCTCAACTGGCCGCAGGGGCTGGGGTGGAAGGATGCCTGTTTGCACTGGCGAGGCTCTGACCCGAGGTCTCAGGCTATGTTGGCGCTGTGTGGGAGCGAACATGACTGAATGCTCCAGGCAGTCACTGGGTGGGGGAGGTGTGGGTGGCTGGAGTTAATGTTTCTCCTGCCGTTCTGCTCTGGGAACAGAGGCTTTCTGATGCCAGCTCCGTGAATCGCTCGAAGAAGACTGGGGCTACGGGAGCTGGTGCCTTACTTGGAGGCGCCTTTCAGGGGCCTGAGTTTCAGCTGGGGTTGAGCACCTGCCCTCCGAAAGGCGCCTTCCTTCGGGCGCACAGAAACCCCTAGCCAGTTTTGCACAGCTAGCCCTATCCGGGAAGACACACGATGTGTCCTGAAGCTGCTGCGCTAGCAGGAGACAGCTCTTCTAAGTGGTTTTTCTCCTCCCCTTCGTTTCCTAAGCGTGGCTGTGACCAGATCCAAAGATGCTCCCCCTTttggcccccccatccccagcggCGTCACCTTCCGCAAGTCTGACATCTTTAGAGACTTCTTACTGGCCAAGGTGATCAATGCTGAGAATGCCGCACACAAGTCTGACAAGTTCCACACCATGGCGACGCGCACCAGGCAGGAGTACCTGAAGGACCTGGCAGAGAACTGCGTCACTAACACGCCCATCGACTCCACGGGGAAATTCAACTTGATCTCCCTGACTTCCAAGAAGAAGGAGAAGATGAAGGCGCGTGTGGGGGCGGAGCAGTACAGTAGCGGGGCCATCGCCTGGCGCGTCTCAGCCCAGGACTTTGCTCAGGGGGTGGAGATCGAGTGCATCTTGGCCATCTCCAACGAGTTCATCGTCCTGCTGGACCTCGCCACCAAGGAGGTGGTGTTCAACTGCTTCTGCAGGGATGTGATCGGCTGGACTCCTGACCCCAGCACCCTCCGGATCTTCTACGGCAGAGGGGACCATGTCTCCATCCAGGCCGCGGACAGCAGCCCTGAGGACATCAAGGAGATAGTGCAGCGACTCAAGGTAGGAGCAAAGCTGGCTGGTGTATTAGTGTCACGCCCGGGGGCCCCATTGCACAGAGAGCCTCCGCTCTTAATAGATGAGACCGACGAAGGGAGTGAGAGGGGAGGTAGGCTGTCCAAGTTGACACACACCagatcagtggcacagctggggagagaacccaggagtcctggctcccagcccccctgctcttacccaccagaccccactcccctcctagagccggggatggaacccaggcgtcccggctGCCTGCTAGTCAAACTGCCTCCTCAGTGGTGTGGGCAGAATGTTTCCAGCTGCCAGTGGGTGTGGTGGGGTCACACATGGGCCCATGTCGCTGCGGGATTCCAAGTGACTGTCTCGGGCCCCTGTCTCCTCGTTCGTATTCATTCGCCCACTGTGTGCAGACCCCGTTTCCTGGGCAGTGAGCAGCAGCTGATCCAGGCACAGTCAGCCCAGGGTCAGGCCATCTGCCTGGGACTTCATCTCCATGGGCCCGATTCCTCTCTCCAAAATCTTGGGGTGCGAGGGGGAGCCCAGCAGgccccctgctggcaggcagA
This is a stretch of genomic DNA from Chelonia mydas isolate rCheMyd1 chromosome 23, rCheMyd1.pri.v2, whole genome shotgun sequence. It encodes these proteins:
- the SIPA1L3 gene encoding signal-induced proliferation-associated 1-like protein 3 isoform X2; this translates as MTSYRPIPHASVDVGGPALKGSDGLAGTRGDYFSPGFWAQNGGTSQPAGDSLPGPRPTATTPAMPKMGVRARIADWPPKRETLKDPAAPSPTRDMEASTGISRTFLSPKGFQNGQQPPPTSLGSSGLRGLHRLSRRRSKDVEFQEGWPRSPGRAFVPLRNRSNSEITLGECDLEEALEPRGAKLGSGLPLFREYGSTSSIDVQGVSEQSLFDMLSELRGQKPAQRRLPPEKPSDLLLANTSTASSLQAAGSAQADVRNGLGLPPEDSPTPPKEKPRKKGPKGEAGGDSIFKKLRSSRSDGEPGRALAEPEEGGKAWVCQKSFAHYDVQSLLFNLSQVAATRVVVAQRRNTTTGASAASAVSAALSRAYGLGELDPAFASTEDLNDKESLEHDLGDNNSNDLLLSCPHFRNEVGGMCERTVSFSRASAGSPGGAAGEGGFLEPSLNAYCTNASISVLEVPRELQRSPSRLARYNVEHVDLGARYYQLYFHGKAPLPGACFCSLARHLLAFSEHSNYFGVDEKLGPVAVSIRREKLEDHKDHGPQYQYRIIFRTSELVTLRGSILEDATPTTTKHGTVRGLPLKDVLEYVVPELNIHCLRLAMNTPKVTEQLLKLDEQGLCRKHKVGILYCKARQSSEEEMYNNEEAGPAFEEFLSLIGERVCLKAFSKYAAQLDTKTDSTGTHSLYTTYQDYEIMFHVSTMLPYTLNNRQQLLRKRHIGNDIVTIIFQEPGALPFTPQNIRSHFQHVFIIVRVHSPCTDNVCYSVAVTRSKDAPPFGPPIPSGVTFRKSDIFRDFLLAKVINAENAAHKSDKFHTMATRTRQEYLKDLAENCVTNTPIDSTGKFNLISLTSKKKEKMKARVGAEQYSSGAIAWRVSAQDFAQGVEIECILAISNEFIVLLDLATKEVVFNCFCRDVIGWTPDPSTLRIFYGRGDHVSIQAADSSPEDIKEIVQRLKVMTSGCETVDMTLRRNGLGQLGFHVKYDGTVAEVEDYGFAWQAGLRQGSRLVEICKVAVVTLSHDQMIDLLRTSVTVKVVIIPPHEDGVPRRGWAESFEMSSMEHKAELESVPTGHRPPYRSNSAWQWSGPASHNSSQAAKWADPPPLSHAQSLTRPPKQASVVPYREPQPLPSKRPVSFPETPHASTASSPAGAERAQPYRQPSGSFSTPGSGGTAYTRYKPSPERYAASQRPLLPLEQHYSPEVTSSGDSSSGGLPSQESTMERHKPEPLWHVPVQSRLPAATGSSMTKRPSRQELAGKDSPNRPSKGEAPYSSHSSSNTLSSNASSSHSDERWFDTPDPAEGEPDPVSKGGSSDSGIDTTLYPKPPRLGPQRDQLPKALPGSAHYASLHETGGRPGNKRREPSPAVSVGSQSRGYWPKMYAAGASVAGPAAAPDHGSELFKQPSNFSLRQGRPSQGYKTPVAENPRPPHMSQSSSFQLSASVPKSFFSKQTSRSKPASGWKRAEETPTRPVAFIDPKKQIDVNTKNVFGQPRLRASLRDLRSPRKNYKSTIEDDLKKLIIMDGLGPEQERAMSPQKTLQRTLSDESLCSGRRDASYANAACFEQSLASDVLFTSTYPSNTLPIRRQHPQPGNGGLPEKKSTISASELSLSDVRDKPTRRLDPGLMPLPDTAAGLEWSSLVNAAKAYEVQRAVSLFSLNDSVLSPAAPPAHSPGPTPRTTPTMSEELPLDLTGKVCQLEAMLKQLHSDLQKEKQDKVMLQAEVASLRQNNQRLQEESQTANEQLRKFAEIFSSPVDKELGAAPLGRRVPGTPSALLRFSPAPWIRSWELPLSGARCQAHPALY
- the SIPA1L3 gene encoding signal-induced proliferation-associated 1-like protein 3 isoform X6, with the translated sequence MTSYRPIPHASVDVGGPALKGSDGLAGTRGDYFSPGFWAQNGGTSQPAGDSLPGPRPTATTPAMPKMGVRARIADWPPKRETLKDPAAPSPTRDMEASTGISRTFLSPKGFQNGQQPPPTSLGSSGLRGLHRLSRRRSKDVEFQEGWPRSPGRAFVPLRNRSNSEITLGECDLEEALEPRGAKLGSGLPLFREYGSTSSIDVQGVSEQSLFDMLSELRGQKPAQRRLPPEKPSDLLLANTSTASSLQAAGSAQADVRNGLGLPPEDSPTPPKEKPRKKGPKGEAGGDSIFKKLRSSRSDGEPGRALAEPEEGGKAWVCQKSFAHYDVQSLLFNLSQVAATRVVVAQRRNTTTGASAASAVSAALSRAYGLGELDPAFASTEDLNDKESLEHDLGDNNSNDLLLSCPHFRNEVGGMCERTVSFSRASAGSPGGAAGEGGFLEPSLNAYCTNASISVLEVPRELQRSPSRLARYNVEHVDLGARYYQLYFHGKEHSNYFGVDEKLGPVAVSIRREKLEDHKDHGPQYQYRIIFRTSELVTLRGSILEDATPTTTKHGTVRGLPLKDVLEYVVPELNIHCLRLAMNTPKVTEQLLKLDEQGLCRKHKVGILYCKARQSSEEEMYNNEEAGPAFEEFLSLIGERVCLKAFSKYAAQLDTKTDSTGTHSLYTTYQDYEIMFHVSTMLPYTLNNRQQLLRKRHIGNDIVTIIFQEPGALPFTPQNIRSHFQHVFIIVRVHSPCTDNVCYSVAVTRSKDAPPFGPPIPSGVTFRKSDIFRDFLLAKVINAENAAHKSDKFHTMATRTRQEYLKDLAENCVTNTPIDSTGKFNLISLTSKKKEKMKARVGAEQYSSGAIAWRVSAQDFAQGVEIECILAISNEFIVLLDLATKEVVFNCFCRDVIGWTPDPSTLRIFYGRGDHVSIQAADSSPEDIKEIVQRLKVMTSGCETVDMTLRRNGLGQLGFHVKYDGTVAEVEDYGFAWQAGLRQGSRLVEICKVAVVTLSHDQMIDLLRTSVTVKVVIIPPHEDGVPRRGWAESFEMSSMEHKAELESVPTGHRPPYRSNSAWQWSGPASHNSSQAAKWADPPPLSHAQSLTRPPKQASVVPYREPQPLPSKRPVSFPETPHASTASSPAGAERAQPYRQPSGSFSTPGSGGTAYTRYKPSPERYAASQRPLLPLEQHYSPEVTSSGDSSSGGLPSQESTMERHKPEPLWHVPVQSRLPAATGSSMTKRPSRQELAGKDSPNRPSKGEAPYSSHSSSNTLSSNASSSHSDERWFDTPDPAEGEPDPVSKGGSSDSGIDTTLYPKPPRLGPQRDQLPKALPGSAHYASLHETGGRPGNKRREPSPAVSVGSQSRGYWPKMYAAGASVAGPAAAPDHGSELFKQPSNFSLRQGRPSQGYKTPVAENPRPPHMSQSSSFQLSASVPKSFFSKQTSRSKPASGWKRAEETPTRPVAFIDPKKQIDVNTKNVFGQPRLRASLRDLRSPRKNYKSTIEDDLKKLIIMDGLGPEQERAMSPQKTLQRTLSDESLCSGRRDASYANAACFEQSLASDVLFTSTYPSNTLPIRRQHPQPGNGGLPEKKSTISASELSLSDVRDKPTRRLDPGLMPLPDTAAGLEWSSLVNAAKAYEVQRAVSLFSLNDSVLSPAAPPAHSPGPTPRTTPTMSEELPLDLTGKVCQLEAMLKQLHSDLQKEKQDKVMLQAEVASLRQNNQRLQEESQTANEQLRKFAEIFSSPVDKEL
- the SIPA1L3 gene encoding signal-induced proliferation-associated 1-like protein 3 isoform X3 translates to MTSYRPIPHASVDVGGPALKGSDGLAGTRGDYFSPGFWAQNGGTSQPAGDSLPGPRPTATTPAMPKMGVRARIADWPPKRETLKDPAAPSPTRDMEASTGISRTFLSPKGFQNGQQPPPTSLGSSGLRGLHRLSRRRSKDVEFQEGWPRSPGRAFVPLRNRSNSEITLGECDLEEALEPRGAKLGSGLPLFREYGSTSSIDVQGVSEQSLFDMLSELRGQKPAQRRLPPEKPSDLLLANTSTASSLQAAGSAQADVRNGLGLPPEDSPTPPKEKPRKKGPKGEAGGDSIFKKLRSSRSDGEPGRALAEPEEGGKAWVCQKSFAHYDVQSLLFNLSQVAATRVVVAQRRNTTTGASAASAVSAALSRAYGLGELDPAFASTEDLNDKESLEHDLGDNNSNDLLLSCPHFRNEVGGMCERTVSFSRASAGSPGGAAGEGGFLEPSLNAYCTNASISVLEVPRELQRSPSRLARYNVEHVDLGARYYQLYFHGKEHSNYFGVDEKLGPVAVSIRREKLEDHKDHGPQYQYRIIFRTSELVTLRGSILEDATPTTTKHGTVRGLPLKDVLEYVVPELNIHCLRLAMNTPKVTEQLLKLDEQGLCRKHKVGILYCKARQSSEEEMYNNEEAGPAFEEFLSLIGERVCLKAFSKYAAQLDTKTDSTGTHSLYTTYQDYEIMFHVSTMLPYTLNNRQQLLRKRHIGNDIVTIIFQEPGALPFTPQNIRSHFQHVFIIVRVHSPCTDNVCYSVAVTRSKDAPPFGPPIPSGVTFRKSDIFRDFLLAKVINAENAAHKSDKFHTMATRTRQEYLKDLAENCVTNTPIDSTGKFNLISLTSKKKEKMKARVGAEQYSSGAIAWRVSAQDFAQGVEIECILAISNEFIVLLDLATKEVVFNCFCRDVIGWTPDPSTLRIFYGRGDHVSIQAADSSPEDIKEIVQRLKVMTSGCETVDMTLRRNGLGQLGFHVKYDGTVAEVEDYGFAWQAGLRQGSRLVEICKVAVVTLSHDQMIDLLRTSVTVKVVIIPPHEDGVPRRGWAESFEMSSMEHKAELESVPTGHRPPYRSNSAWQWSGPASHNSSQAAKWADPPPLSHAQSLTRPPKQASVVPYREPQPLPSKRPVSFPETPHASTASSPAGAERAQPYRQPSGSFSTPGSGGTAYTRYKPSPERYAASQRPLLPLEQHYSPEVTSSGDSSSGGLPSQESTMERHKPVVSGEALGWHLTCLRLAGHRWFGDQVEVPISALCTVGPFEVSQIGQSALSQEPLWHVPVQSRLPAATGSSMTKRPSRQELAGKDSPNRPSKGEAPYSSHSSSNTLSSNASSSHSDERWFDTPDPAEGEPDPVSKGGSSDSGIDTTLYPKPPRLGPQRDQLPKALPGSAHYASLHETGGRPGNKRREPSPAVSVGSQSRGYWPKMYAAGASVAGPAAAPDHGSELFKQPSNFSLRQGRPSQGYKTPVAENPRPPHMSQSSSFQLSASVPKSFFSKQTSRSKPASGWKRAEETPTRPVAFIDPKKQIDVNTKNVFGQPRLRASLRDLRSPRKNYKSTIEDDLKKLIIMDGLGPEQERAMSPQKTLQRTLSDESLCSGRRDASYANAACFEQSLASDVLFTSTYPSNTLPIRRQHPQPGNGGLPEKKSTISASELSLSDVRDKPTRRLDPGLMPLPDTAAGLEWSSLVNAAKAYEVQRAVSLFSLNDSVLSPAAPPAHSPGPTPRTTPTMSEELPLDLTGKVCQLEAMLKQLHSDLQKEKQDKVMLQAEVASLRQNNQRLQEESQTANEQLRKFAEIFSSPVDKEL